In Pseudomonadota bacterium, a single genomic region encodes these proteins:
- a CDS encoding F0F1 ATP synthase subunit C has protein sequence MDLASAKMIGAGLAVIALAGVGAGIGNIFASLVASISRNPASRGEVFPLGMLGFALTEAVALFALLISFLILFT, from the coding sequence ATGGATCTCGCAAGCGCAAAGATGATCGGAGCCGGGCTGGCGGTCATCGCCTTGGCCGGCGTCGGCGCCGGCATCGGCAACATCTTCGCCTCGCTGGTCGCCTCGATTAGCCGCAACCCGGCCTCCCGCGGCGAGGTCTTCCCCTTGGGCATGCTGGGCTTCGCCTTGACCGAAGCCGTCGCGCTGTTCGCGCTGCTCATCTCCTTCCTCATCCTGTTCACCTGA
- a CDS encoding F0F1 ATP synthase subunit B': protein MRRIALRLAACACGLLASAAIAAEHEKGGLPQLDAHGFPGQIFWLAVTFILFYVFVARVALPRIGKTLAARALRIQGQIAEAERIKNAAAAALADYEKARADSRAKAQAEVNAALQLAATEAAKREAVLAQSLGAETKKAEARLAEAKAEAIRNLGAVALEVTRLAAERLIGVNLAEGEAKRAVDSVLAERGR from the coding sequence ATGAGGCGCATCGCGCTCAGGCTTGCGGCTTGTGCCTGCGGCCTCTTGGCCTCGGCGGCGATCGCGGCCGAGCATGAAAAGGGCGGTCTGCCACAGCTCGATGCCCATGGCTTTCCCGGCCAGATCTTCTGGCTCGCGGTCACCTTCATCCTCTTCTACGTCTTCGTCGCGCGCGTGGCGCTGCCGCGCATCGGCAAGACCTTGGCGGCGCGCGCCCTGCGCATCCAAGGGCAGATCGCCGAGGCGGAGCGGATAAAGAATGCGGCCGCCGCCGCTCTCGCCGATTACGAGAAAGCGCGCGCCGATTCCCGCGCCAAGGCGCAGGCGGAAGTGAACGCCGCCTTGCAGCTTGCGGCAACGGAAGCGGCCAAGCGCGAGGCGGTGCTTGCCCAGAGCTTGGGCGCGGAGACCAAGAAGGCGGAAGCCCGCCTGGCCGAGGCCAAGGCCGAGGCGATCCGCAATCTGGGCGCGGTCGCCCTCGAGGTGACGCGGCTCGCCGCCGAGCGGCTGATCGGCGTCAATCTCGCCGAGGGAGAAGCCAAGCGCGCCGTCGACAGCGTGCTGGCCGAGCGGGGACGCTGA
- a CDS encoding F0F1 ATP synthase subunit B, with translation MFSEPEFWVAVAFVLFVALVGRPGARFITTALDDRATAIRQEIEAASRLRAEAEATLADYKKKHAEALQEAAAILAHAKSEARRLQAEAGEQAELRLKRREAQAHEKIAQAEAQALKEVRDLAVDLAVAATRRVLAEKIVGASADQLVDKAIAELPSKLHS, from the coding sequence ATGTTCTCCGAGCCGGAATTCTGGGTCGCGGTCGCCTTCGTCCTCTTCGTCGCCCTGGTGGGGCGTCCGGGGGCGCGCTTCATCACCACCGCGCTCGACGACCGGGCGACGGCGATCCGCCAGGAGATCGAAGCCGCGAGCCGGCTTCGCGCCGAGGCGGAAGCGACCCTGGCGGACTACAAGAAAAAACACGCCGAAGCGCTCCAGGAGGCCGCGGCGATCCTGGCCCACGCCAAGAGCGAGGCCCGGCGCCTGCAAGCCGAGGCCGGCGAGCAGGCCGAGCTGCGCCTCAAGCGGCGCGAGGCCCAGGCGCATGAGAAGATCGCCCAGGCCGAGGCGCAGGCTTTGAAAGAGGTGCGCGACCTCGCCGTCGACCTCGCGGTCGCCGCCACCAGGCGGGTGCTCGCCGAGAAGATCGTCGGCGCGTCGGCCGATCAGCTCGTCGACAAGGCCATCGCCGAGCTGCCGTCGAAGCTGCACTCCTAG
- a CDS encoding BrnT family toxin — protein sequence MRWIWDPEKNRANTRKHGISFETARLVFGDPLAMSRPDPSAEDERWQTVGSIGRVVVFVVHIWPEPDRHGDEEIGRIISARKATSHERKAYEDAWL from the coding sequence TTGCGCTGGATCTGGGACCCGGAGAAGAACCGGGCCAATACCCGAAAGCATGGGATCAGCTTCGAAACTGCCCGGCTGGTCTTTGGAGATCCGCTGGCGATGTCGAGGCCGGACCCTTCCGCTGAGGACGAACGCTGGCAGACCGTAGGCTCGATTGGTCGCGTCGTCGTCTTCGTCGTGCATATCTGGCCGGAACCAGATCGCCATGGTGATGAAGAGATCGGCCGCATCATCAGCGCTCGCAAGGCAACCTCGCACGAAAGGAAGGCGTATGAAGACGCGTGGCTCTAG
- a CDS encoding BrnA antitoxin family protein produces the protein MKTRGSSRLTRKQSAELMALAGMPEDQIDKSDMPEVRDWSGAKRGLLYRPIKKQLTLRIDADVIAWFKDHAPRGEGYQTDMNRALREYIKRRSRLSKAS, from the coding sequence ATGAAGACGCGTGGCTCTAGCAGGCTTACGAGGAAGCAGAGCGCTGAGCTCATGGCGCTCGCCGGAATGCCCGAGGATCAAATCGACAAAAGCGATATGCCCGAGGTTAGAGACTGGTCGGGGGCCAAACGGGGCTTGCTTTATCGCCCGATAAAAAAGCAGCTCACGCTCAGGATCGACGCCGACGTCATTGCTTGGTTCAAGGATCACGCGCCCAGGGGCGAGGGCTATCAGACGGATATGAACCGTGCCCTCCGCGAATATATCAAGCGCCGCTCACGTCTCTCTAAGGCGAGCTAG